A region of Streptomyces sp. WMMC500 DNA encodes the following proteins:
- a CDS encoding carbohydrate ABC transporter permease, which yields MALLKTTAPPVATRRRRRPRAGEAGGQQRAGKLTYAVLALFTAVSIGPLIYTAIAASRTNARLAETPPPLWFGGNLFSNMETAWTDANMDLALLNTTIVAGSIAAGTVLFGTLAGFAFAKLRFRFKSLLLLLVIGTMMVPPQLSVVPLYMAVAELGWIDQLQTVILPFLVSAFGVFFMRQYLIQALPTELIEAARVDGASSLRVIWHVVFPAARPAMAVLGMLTFVFAWNEFFWPIIALTQENPTVQVALTGLPRGHNPDQSVIMAGALLGTLPLLLLLLLFGKQIVGGIMQGAVKG from the coding sequence ATGGCACTGCTCAAGACGACAGCTCCCCCGGTGGCCACCCGCCGCCGACGCCGGCCGCGGGCCGGCGAGGCGGGCGGGCAGCAGCGGGCCGGCAAGCTGACGTACGCCGTCCTGGCGCTCTTCACGGCCGTCTCGATCGGCCCGCTCATCTACACGGCGATCGCGGCCTCCCGCACCAACGCGCGGCTGGCGGAGACGCCCCCGCCGCTCTGGTTCGGCGGCAACCTCTTCTCCAACATGGAGACGGCCTGGACCGACGCCAACATGGACCTGGCGCTGCTGAACACCACCATCGTGGCCGGGTCGATCGCGGCGGGCACCGTGCTCTTCGGCACGCTGGCCGGGTTCGCCTTCGCCAAGTTGCGGTTCCGCTTCAAGAGCCTGCTGCTGCTGCTCGTGATCGGCACCATGATGGTGCCGCCGCAACTGAGCGTCGTGCCGCTGTACATGGCGGTCGCGGAGCTCGGCTGGATCGACCAGTTGCAGACGGTGATCCTGCCGTTCCTGGTCAGCGCCTTCGGCGTGTTCTTCATGCGGCAGTACCTGATCCAGGCGCTGCCGACCGAGCTGATCGAGGCCGCCCGGGTGGACGGCGCGAGCAGCCTGCGGGTCATCTGGCACGTGGTCTTCCCGGCGGCGCGGCCCGCCATGGCCGTGCTCGGCATGCTCACCTTCGTCTTCGCGTGGAACGAGTTCTTCTGGCCGATCATCGCGCTCACCCAGGAGAACCCGACCGTGCAGGTGGCGCTCACCGGCCTGCCCCGCGGTCACAACCCGGACCAGTCCGTGATCATGGCGGGTGCCCTGCTGGGCACGCTGCCGCTGCTGCTTCTGCTGCTGCTGTTCGGCAAACAGATCGTCGGCGGCATCATGCAGGGCGCGGTCAAGGGCTGA
- a CDS encoding HAMP domain-containing sensor histidine kinase — MRWALVKVCLAVTVMVVVAYAVPLGLVVKEMARDRALTNAERIAAGIGPALAITTDAEQLERAVGSTEAGADGRIAVHVPRGSAEGMSAVRIGEPRAGAADVERASGAGTSSLVGVPGGHALLQPIAVEGDRVAVVEVFVPAGEQTKGVELAWLALAGVGLALVAGSVAVADRLGTRMVRPARRLARAAHDLGEGRLGVRVEESGPSELRSAAVAFNSMADQVALLLANERELAADLSHRLRTPLTVLRLNAASLGDSGAAEQTRQAVAQLEREIDQIIATVREQRGRPAGQQAAAVAGCDVSAVISERMEFWSALAEDERRSARLAGVDRPAQVPVARAELVAAIDALIGNVFRHTPEGTDFSVDVHHAGDAVIVLASDAGPGIPDPEAALARGQGQGGPGSTGLGLDIVRRVAESTGGDVRIGRSVLGGAEIRLWLALRTGPAADGERRRHRVRRAAGTGAAAGASAGARRA, encoded by the coding sequence ATGAGGTGGGCGCTGGTCAAGGTCTGCCTGGCGGTCACGGTGATGGTCGTGGTCGCGTACGCCGTGCCGCTCGGGCTGGTCGTCAAGGAGATGGCCCGCGACCGCGCGCTGACCAACGCCGAGCGGATCGCCGCCGGCATCGGCCCGGCGCTGGCGATCACCACCGACGCCGAGCAGTTGGAGCGCGCGGTCGGCAGCACCGAGGCCGGCGCGGACGGGCGCATCGCGGTGCACGTGCCGCGCGGCAGCGCGGAGGGCATGTCGGCGGTACGGATCGGGGAGCCGCGCGCCGGCGCGGCCGACGTGGAGCGCGCGTCGGGCGCGGGCACGTCGTCGCTGGTCGGAGTCCCCGGCGGGCACGCGCTGCTGCAGCCCATCGCCGTCGAGGGCGACCGGGTCGCCGTCGTGGAGGTGTTCGTGCCGGCGGGGGAGCAGACCAAGGGCGTGGAGCTGGCGTGGCTGGCGCTCGCGGGCGTCGGGCTGGCGCTGGTCGCGGGTTCCGTCGCGGTCGCGGACCGGCTCGGCACCCGGATGGTGCGGCCCGCGCGCCGGCTCGCCCGCGCCGCGCACGACCTCGGGGAGGGCAGACTCGGCGTCCGGGTCGAGGAGTCCGGTCCTTCCGAACTGCGCTCCGCGGCCGTCGCGTTCAACTCGATGGCCGACCAGGTCGCGCTGCTGCTCGCCAACGAGCGCGAGCTGGCCGCCGACCTCTCCCACCGGCTGCGCACGCCGCTGACCGTGCTGCGGCTCAACGCCGCCTCCCTCGGCGACAGCGGCGCCGCCGAGCAGACCAGGCAGGCGGTGGCCCAACTGGAGCGGGAGATCGACCAGATCATCGCCACCGTGCGCGAGCAGCGCGGCCGGCCCGCGGGGCAGCAGGCGGCGGCGGTGGCCGGCTGCGACGTCTCCGCGGTCATCAGCGAGCGGATGGAGTTCTGGTCGGCGCTGGCCGAGGACGAGCGCAGGTCCGCGCGGCTGGCGGGGGTCGACCGGCCGGCGCAGGTGCCGGTGGCCCGCGCCGAGCTGGTCGCCGCGATCGACGCGCTCATCGGCAACGTCTTCCGGCACACCCCGGAGGGCACGGACTTCTCCGTCGACGTGCACCACGCCGGGGACGCCGTCATCGTGCTCGCCTCCGACGCGGGACCCGGCATCCCCGACCCCGAGGCGGCGCTCGCCCGCGGGCAGGGGCAGGGCGGGCCGGGGTCGACGGGGCTGGGGCTCGACATCGTGCGGCGGGTCGCGGAGTCGACGGGCGGGGACGTACGGATCGGCCGGTCGGTGCTGGGCGGCGCGGAGATACGGCTCTGGCTGGCGCTGCGCACCGGTCCTGCCGCCGACGGCGAGCGGCGCCGGCACCGGGTGCGCCGGGCAGCGGGTACGGGGGCCGCCGCGGGCGCGAGCGCGGGTGCGCGGCGCGCATAA
- a CDS encoding GH1 family beta-glucosidase → MSDSTATFPEDFLWGTATAAYQIEGAAREHGRTPSIWDTFSHTPGKTAGGDTGDVAVDHYHRRTQDVALMAELGVRAYRFSVSWPRVQPTGRGPAVQRGLDFYRELADELLAVGIKPVLTLYHWDLPQELETAGGWPERDTAHRFADYARLVGDALGDRVELWTTLNEPWCSAFLGYAAGVHAPGRTDPVAALRAAHHLNLAHGLATDALRTALPARAQISVSLNPAVVRARTDSEADRDAARQVDALATRIFTGPMLDGAYPPDLLDDTARLTDWSFVRDGDLPLISRPLDSIGLNYYTPTVVSAVTGESTPERADGHGGGAQSPWPAADHIAFHQPPGERTAMGWTVDPTGLTELLLRFTADAPDLPLYITENGAAYDDKPEPDGSVHDPDRIAYLHGHIGAVHRAMAEGADVRGYFLWSLLDNFEWAYGYAKRFGAVHVDYPTQRRTPKSSARWYADLIRAGVLPALDL, encoded by the coding sequence ATGTCCGATTCCACCGCCACCTTCCCCGAGGACTTCCTGTGGGGCACGGCCACCGCCGCGTACCAGATCGAGGGAGCCGCGCGGGAGCACGGCCGAACCCCCTCCATCTGGGACACCTTCTCGCACACCCCGGGGAAGACCGCGGGCGGCGACACCGGGGACGTCGCCGTCGACCACTACCACCGGCGCACCCAGGACGTCGCCCTCATGGCCGAACTCGGCGTGCGGGCGTACCGCTTCTCCGTCTCCTGGCCGCGCGTCCAGCCCACCGGCCGCGGCCCCGCCGTGCAGCGCGGGCTCGACTTCTACCGGGAACTGGCCGACGAGCTGCTGGCAGTCGGCATCAAGCCAGTGCTCACGCTGTACCACTGGGACCTGCCGCAGGAGCTGGAGACCGCGGGCGGCTGGCCGGAGCGCGACACCGCGCACCGGTTCGCGGACTACGCCCGCCTCGTCGGCGACGCCCTCGGCGACCGCGTCGAGCTGTGGACGACGCTCAACGAGCCCTGGTGCAGCGCGTTCCTCGGCTACGCCGCCGGGGTGCACGCGCCCGGCCGCACCGACCCGGTCGCCGCCCTGCGCGCCGCGCACCACCTCAACCTCGCCCACGGGCTGGCCACCGACGCGCTGCGGACCGCGCTGCCGGCCCGTGCCCAGATCTCCGTCAGCCTCAACCCGGCGGTCGTGCGGGCGCGTACGGACTCCGAGGCCGACCGGGACGCCGCCCGCCAGGTCGACGCGCTGGCCACCCGGATCTTCACCGGCCCGATGCTCGACGGCGCCTACCCGCCGGACCTGCTCGACGACACCGCCCGGCTGACGGACTGGTCGTTCGTACGGGACGGGGACCTGCCGCTCATCAGCCGGCCGCTGGACTCGATCGGCCTGAACTACTACACGCCCACCGTCGTCTCCGCCGTCACCGGCGAGTCCACGCCCGAGCGCGCCGACGGGCACGGCGGTGGCGCGCAGTCCCCCTGGCCCGCCGCGGACCACATCGCCTTCCACCAGCCGCCGGGCGAGCGCACCGCGATGGGCTGGACCGTCGATCCGACAGGGCTGACGGAGCTGCTGCTGCGGTTCACCGCCGACGCGCCGGACCTGCCGCTGTACATCACCGAGAACGGCGCGGCCTACGACGACAAGCCGGAGCCGGACGGCTCGGTCCACGATCCGGACCGCATCGCCTACCTGCACGGGCACATCGGCGCGGTGCACCGCGCCATGGCCGAGGGCGCCGACGTGCGGGGCTACTTCCTGTGGTCGCTGCTGGACAACTTCGAGTGGGCGTACGGCTACGCCAAGCGGTTCGGCGCGGTGCACGTGGACTACCCCACGCAGCGGCGCACCCCGAAGTCCAGCGCCCGCTGGTACGCGGACCTGATCCGCGCGGGGGTGCTGCCGGCGCTCGACCTCTGA
- a CDS encoding tetratricopeptide repeat protein, translated as MAAPPDRSRRNAAFRELRGSRSPGEFAAAVRRAAREIGEQVSCDARYVGRVEAGEIRCPNYAYERVFLHMFPGRSLGDLGFEPRAAVRGRRARGGGGAPPHTSVRPTPPGKPADPPPRTLPPLPALPARARTPGFPEAAVAEAVRRIRLHDDRHGADDLYARVGGTLRTARALLPETAGRPGSDAERLHAAAGELALSVGWLAHDSGRFADARSHYAEALATARLADDPALEAHAFSNTAFLARDTGRAHEAVRASQAGRRAAAALGCDRLGSLLAAREAGGWALLGDRGATREALTAAGDLFARGGADDCPEWMSFYGEAELTGLEAQCWAALGDHSRAAECARRAVVLQDPHFARNTALFTAELAENLAAAGRPDEAAHAAGSALALLADVRSARVRAMLDGTAERLRRWAGCAEVEAFLMNLGTVSA; from the coding sequence GTGGCCGCCCCACCCGACCGATCGCGCCGCAACGCCGCCTTCCGCGAGCTGCGCGGCAGCCGCTCACCGGGCGAGTTCGCCGCCGCGGTGCGGCGGGCCGCCCGGGAGATCGGCGAGCAGGTCTCGTGTGACGCGCGCTACGTGGGCCGCGTCGAGGCCGGCGAGATCCGGTGCCCCAACTACGCGTACGAGCGCGTGTTCCTGCACATGTTCCCGGGCCGCTCGCTGGGCGATCTGGGCTTCGAGCCGCGGGCGGCCGTACGCGGCCGAAGGGCGCGCGGCGGCGGTGGTGCGCCCCCGCACACGTCCGTACGCCCCACGCCCCCGGGGAAGCCGGCGGACCCCCCGCCCCGCACCCTCCCGCCTCTCCCGGCGCTGCCCGCCCGGGCCCGTACGCCCGGTTTCCCCGAGGCCGCCGTGGCGGAGGCGGTACGCCGCATCCGGCTGCACGACGACCGGCACGGCGCCGACGACCTCTACGCCCGCGTCGGCGGCACGCTGCGCACCGCGCGGGCCCTGCTCCCGGAGACCGCCGGCCGCCCCGGCTCCGACGCCGAGCGGCTGCACGCCGCGGCGGGCGAGCTGGCCCTCTCCGTCGGCTGGCTGGCGCACGACTCCGGCCGCTTCGCCGACGCCCGCTCGCACTACGCCGAAGCTCTCGCCACCGCCCGGCTCGCCGACGACCCCGCCCTGGAGGCGCATGCCTTCAGCAACACCGCGTTCCTCGCCCGCGACACCGGCCGCGCCCACGAGGCCGTACGCGCCTCCCAGGCCGGCCGCCGGGCCGCCGCCGCGCTCGGCTGCGACCGGCTGGGTTCGCTGCTCGCCGCCCGCGAGGCGGGCGGCTGGGCGCTGCTCGGCGACCGTGGCGCGACCCGCGAGGCGCTGACCGCGGCCGGCGACCTGTTCGCCCGGGGCGGGGCGGACGACTGCCCGGAGTGGATGTCCTTCTACGGCGAGGCCGAACTGACCGGCCTGGAGGCGCAGTGCTGGGCGGCGCTCGGCGACCACTCCCGCGCCGCCGAGTGCGCCCGCCGCGCGGTCGTGCTCCAAGACCCCCACTTCGCCCGCAACACCGCCCTGTTCACCGCCGAGCTGGCCGAAAACCTCGCCGCCGCCGGCCGGCCGGACGAGGCCGCCCACGCGGCCGGCAGCGCGCTCGCGCTCCTGGCGGACGTGCGGTCCGCGCGGGTACGGGCCATGCTCGACGGCACCGCGGAGCGGCTGCGGCGCTGGGCAGGTTGCGCCGAAGTCGAGGCATTTCTCATGAATCTTGGAACGGTTTCGGCCTGA
- a CDS encoding AAA domain-containing protein — MLRDTLDGPSRGVLVDSPPGAGKSTLVVRAARELAAAGRRLVLVAQTNAQVDDLVDRLARERPDLPVGRLHSSDPSPYDPVLDGHECVRTAASLADLAGLGVIASTAAKWAYVAAARAKRGEGAEAAERWEHAIVDEAYQMRSDALLSVGGLFERALFVGDPGQLDPFSAVGAEQWSGLAWDPAASAVTTLLAHHPGLPQHRLPVSWRLPASAAPLVSRAFYPFTPFRSGTGPGERRLTFAGRSDGSGADRVVDEAAASGWGLLELPAAHTPRTDPEAVAAVAHVVRRLLERRGTTASERGEGTLTADRIAVGTAHRDQAAAVRSALARALPPGVADDVTVDTANRLQGMEFDVTVVLHPLSGRPDATAFHLETGRLCVLASRHRHACVMVCRAGVPELLDEHPSAEGVQLGAVVKFPDGWEAHQAVLAHLADHRVRA; from the coding sequence ATCCTCCGCGACACCCTCGACGGCCCCTCGCGCGGCGTCCTCGTCGACTCCCCGCCCGGCGCCGGCAAGTCCACGCTCGTCGTCCGCGCCGCCCGCGAGCTGGCCGCCGCGGGCCGCCGGCTGGTCCTCGTCGCCCAGACCAACGCGCAGGTCGACGACCTCGTCGACCGCCTCGCCCGGGAGCGGCCCGACCTGCCCGTGGGCCGGCTGCACAGCAGCGACCCCAGCCCCTACGACCCCGTGCTCGACGGCCACGAGTGCGTGCGCACCGCCGCGAGCCTCGCGGACCTCGCCGGCCTCGGCGTCATCGCCTCGACCGCCGCGAAGTGGGCGTACGTCGCCGCCGCGCGGGCGAAGCGAGGCGAGGGCGCGGAAGCCGCCGAGCGCTGGGAGCACGCCATCGTGGACGAGGCGTACCAGATGCGCTCCGACGCGCTGCTCTCGGTCGGCGGGCTCTTCGAGCGCGCGCTGTTCGTCGGCGACCCCGGGCAGCTCGACCCGTTCAGCGCGGTCGGCGCCGAGCAGTGGTCGGGGCTGGCCTGGGACCCCGCGGCCAGCGCGGTGACGACGCTGCTGGCGCACCACCCGGGGCTGCCGCAGCACCGGCTGCCGGTGTCGTGGCGGCTGCCGGCGTCGGCCGCGCCGCTGGTGTCGCGGGCGTTCTATCCCTTCACGCCGTTCCGCAGCGGTACGGGCCCCGGTGAGCGCCGGCTGACGTTCGCCGGGCGGTCGGACGGATCGGGCGCCGACCGGGTGGTGGACGAGGCGGCGGCGAGCGGCTGGGGGCTGCTGGAGCTCCCCGCCGCGCACACGCCGCGGACCGACCCCGAGGCGGTGGCGGCCGTGGCGCACGTCGTGCGGCGGCTGCTGGAGCGGCGCGGCACGACGGCGTCGGAGCGCGGCGAGGGCACGCTCACCGCGGACCGGATCGCGGTGGGCACGGCGCACCGGGACCAGGCCGCGGCGGTGCGGTCGGCGCTCGCGCGGGCGCTGCCCCCGGGAGTGGCGGACGACGTGACGGTGGACACGGCTAACCGGCTGCAGGGCATGGAGTTCGACGTCACCGTCGTGCTGCACCCGCTCTCCGGCCGGCCGGACGCGACGGCCTTCCACCTGGAGACCGGGCGGTTGTGCGTGCTCGCCTCCCGGCACCGGCACGCGTGCGTCATGGTGTGCCGGGCGGGCGTGCCGGAGCTGCTGGACGAGCACCCGTCGGCGGAGGGTGTGCAGCTCGGCGCGGTGGTGAAGTTCCCGGACGGCTGGGAGGCGCACCAGGCGGTGCTGGCGCACCTGGCGGACCATCGCGTACGGGCATGA
- a CDS encoding fused MFS/spermidine synthase — translation MVDVDGGTAELRPDPDRPRAWMLLLDGAPQSHVDLDDPAHLEFEYQRRLGHAADLVAPAGRPVQVLHLGGGALTLPRYVAATRPRSVQQAVEIDGRLTALIRAELPLPERARIRVRQGDARAVLARVPDGWADLVVGDVFRVARTPAHLTTTEFLGEVRRVLRPGGVYAANLADGPPLAYLRAQTATAATVFPELCAVAAPAVWRGRRFGNAVLLASAVPLPVAELTRRAATDPQPGRVEHGRALRDFAAGARPVTDATAVESPAPPPGVFT, via the coding sequence GTGGTGGACGTGGACGGCGGCACCGCGGAACTGCGTCCCGACCCCGACCGGCCGCGCGCCTGGATGCTGCTCCTCGACGGCGCCCCGCAGTCCCACGTCGACCTCGACGACCCCGCGCACCTGGAGTTCGAGTACCAGCGCCGCCTCGGCCACGCCGCCGACCTCGTCGCCCCCGCCGGACGCCCCGTGCAGGTACTGCACCTCGGCGGCGGCGCGCTGACCCTGCCGCGCTACGTCGCCGCCACCCGGCCCCGCTCCGTCCAGCAGGCCGTCGAGATCGACGGCAGGCTCACCGCGCTGATACGGGCGGAACTGCCGCTGCCCGAGCGGGCGCGGATCCGGGTACGCCAGGGCGACGCCCGCGCCGTGCTCGCCAGGGTGCCGGACGGCTGGGCGGACCTGGTCGTCGGCGACGTCTTCCGCGTCGCGCGCACGCCCGCGCACCTGACGACCACGGAGTTCCTGGGCGAGGTGCGCAGGGTGCTGCGCCCCGGCGGCGTCTACGCCGCGAACCTCGCCGACGGGCCGCCGCTGGCGTATCTGCGGGCGCAGACCGCCACCGCCGCCACGGTCTTCCCCGAACTGTGCGCCGTCGCCGCTCCCGCCGTCTGGCGCGGCCGGCGCTTCGGCAACGCCGTGCTCCTCGCCTCCGCCGTCCCGCTGCCGGTCGCCGAGCTGACCCGCCGGGCGGCCACCGACCCGCAGCCCGGCCGCGTCGAACACGGCCGCGCGCTGCGGGACTTCGCCGCCGGCGCCCGTCCGGTGACCGACGCCACGGCGGTGGAGTCCCCCGCGCCGCCGCCCGGGGTGTTCACGTAG
- a CDS encoding phosphatase PAP2 family protein encodes MRLRQRWWTELLLVVVVYMAYSAGRLLARGDVTMAVDNGLALLDIEKTLHINFEDPLNRLFTAHAAIGVPADFIYASLHYVVTPVVLVWVWLRHRVHYRRYRTWLLLSTVVALVGFILMPTCPPRLLDPAYGFVDTMAQYSDYGWWGGEASAPRGLGGLTNQYAAMPSLHVGWALWCAVVLWRHAPYTPVRLLGVAYPLVTTIVVMGTANHYFLDAVAGAAVMGLGWLLLRPSLGVADGIRRRLYRLGPLVGGRGTPAGGGVVAAGGPRPDDADGAEVPADDLIPEKVRTGAGGGGGDDPDAPPIPRPRGADGTAAPGEPPAAPGGRREPVEQRGGAAQVMCRRLAY; translated from the coding sequence ATGCGACTGAGGCAGCGTTGGTGGACGGAGCTGTTGCTCGTCGTCGTGGTGTACATGGCGTACTCGGCGGGCCGGCTGCTCGCCCGCGGCGACGTGACCATGGCGGTCGACAACGGCCTCGCGCTGCTCGACATCGAGAAGACCCTGCACATCAACTTCGAGGACCCGCTCAACAGACTGTTCACCGCCCACGCCGCGATCGGCGTCCCCGCCGACTTCATCTACGCGTCCCTGCACTACGTCGTCACGCCCGTGGTCCTGGTGTGGGTCTGGCTCCGCCACCGCGTGCACTACCGGCGCTACCGCACCTGGCTGCTGCTCTCCACCGTCGTCGCCCTCGTCGGCTTCATCCTCATGCCGACCTGCCCGCCGCGGCTGCTGGACCCGGCGTACGGGTTCGTCGACACGATGGCGCAGTACTCGGACTACGGCTGGTGGGGCGGCGAGGCGAGCGCGCCGCGCGGGCTCGGCGGGCTGACCAACCAGTACGCGGCGATGCCCAGCCTGCACGTGGGCTGGGCGCTGTGGTGCGCCGTGGTGCTGTGGCGGCACGCGCCGTACACGCCGGTGCGGCTGCTGGGCGTCGCGTACCCGCTCGTCACCACCATTGTGGTGATGGGCACCGCCAACCACTACTTCCTCGACGCCGTCGCGGGGGCCGCCGTCATGGGCCTCGGCTGGCTGCTGCTCCGTCCGTCGCTGGGCGTCGCCGACGGCATCCGCCGCCGGCTGTACCGCCTCGGGCCCCTCGTCGGCGGTCGCGGCACGCCCGCGGGCGGCGGCGTGGTCGCGGCGGGCGGCCCGCGGCCGGACGACGCGGACGGCGCCGAGGTGCCGGCGGACGACCTCATCCCGGAGAAGGTCCGCACCGGCGCGGGCGGCGGCGGGGGCGACGATCCGGACGCGCCACCCATCCCGCGCCCACGCGGCGCGGACGGCACCGCGGCCCCGGGCGAGCCGCCGGCGGCGCCGGGCGGCAGACGGGAGCCGGTGGAACAGCGCGGCGGCGCGGCGCAGGTGATGTGCCGGCGGCTGGCGTACTGA
- a CDS encoding response regulator transcription factor, whose translation MASVLVVEDDQFVRSALIRHLTDAAHTVRSVGTALEALREVAHHGFDVVILDLGLPDLDGAEALKMLRGLTDVPVIVATARDDESEIVRILNDGADDYLVKPFSVEHLQARLGAVLRRAGGRTAAAPPPRQLRVGGLAIDLRSRRAELDGRELDLTRREFDMLAFLAERPGVVVPRRELLAEVWRQSYGDDQTIDVHLSWLRRKLGETAARPRYLHTLRGVGVKLDPPAGIPPA comes from the coding sequence ATGGCAAGTGTGCTGGTGGTGGAGGACGACCAGTTCGTGCGCTCCGCGCTGATCAGGCATCTGACGGACGCCGCCCACACCGTGCGCAGCGTGGGCACGGCGCTGGAGGCGCTGCGCGAGGTCGCGCACCACGGCTTCGACGTCGTGATCCTCGACCTCGGGCTGCCCGACCTGGACGGCGCCGAGGCGCTGAAGATGCTGCGCGGCCTCACCGACGTGCCGGTCATCGTGGCCACCGCGCGGGACGACGAGTCCGAGATCGTCCGCATCCTCAACGACGGCGCCGACGACTACCTGGTCAAGCCCTTCTCCGTCGAGCATCTGCAGGCCCGGCTGGGCGCGGTGCTGCGCCGCGCCGGGGGCCGCACCGCCGCCGCTCCGCCGCCGCGGCAACTGCGCGTCGGCGGCCTCGCGATCGACCTGCGCAGCCGCCGGGCGGAGCTGGACGGACGCGAACTGGACCTGACCCGGCGCGAGTTCGACATGCTGGCGTTCCTCGCCGAGCGGCCCGGCGTCGTCGTACCGCGCCGGGAGCTGCTGGCCGAGGTGTGGCGGCAGTCCTACGGCGACGACCAGACCATCGACGTGCACCTGTCCTGGCTGCGCCGCAAGCTCGGCGAGACCGCGGCACGCCCCCGCTACCTGCACACCCTGCGCGGCGTCGGCGTGAAGCTCGACCCGCCGGCCGGGATCCCGCCCGCATGA
- a CDS encoding sugar ABC transporter permease has protein sequence MTQTGSTTAAPPSAEGGAAPPARRAAARDPRKTWRSRRYRWDAKFSPYAFISPFFLFFAAFGLFPLLYTAWASLHRVELTAPTDMEWAGLHNYSRLLEDDFFWNSLWVTFVLAVLSTVPQLLMALGLAHLLNYRMRASSFFRVAMLAPYATSVAAATLVFAMLYGRDYGIINWVLGQFGVDEIDWQAGNWTSRLAVASIVIWRWTGYNTLIYLAAMQAVPQDLYESASLDGASRWQQFRHVTIPSLRPTILFTVVVSTIGSVQLFGEPLLFDETKGATGGADHQFQTLGLYMYEQGWRNLHLGRAAAIAWVMFLILVVIGVVNALIARRLRKS, from the coding sequence ATGACCCAGACAGGTTCGACCACGGCCGCGCCCCCCTCAGCGGAGGGGGGCGCGGCCCCGCCCGCGCGGCGGGCCGCCGCCCGCGACCCGCGGAAGACGTGGCGCAGCCGGCGCTACCGGTGGGACGCCAAGTTCAGCCCGTACGCCTTCATCTCGCCGTTCTTCCTGTTCTTCGCCGCGTTCGGCCTCTTTCCGCTGCTCTACACCGCCTGGGCGTCGCTGCACCGGGTGGAGCTGACCGCGCCCACCGACATGGAATGGGCCGGCCTGCACAACTACAGCCGGCTGCTGGAAGACGACTTCTTCTGGAACTCGCTGTGGGTCACCTTCGTCCTCGCGGTGCTCTCCACCGTCCCGCAACTGCTCATGGCGCTCGGCCTCGCGCACCTGCTCAACTACCGGATGCGCGCCTCCTCCTTCTTCCGGGTGGCGATGCTGGCGCCGTACGCCACGAGCGTGGCCGCCGCGACGCTGGTGTTCGCCATGCTCTACGGCCGCGACTACGGGATCATCAACTGGGTGCTGGGCCAGTTCGGCGTGGACGAGATCGACTGGCAGGCCGGGAACTGGACCTCGCGCCTGGCCGTGGCCAGCATCGTGATCTGGCGCTGGACCGGCTACAACACCCTGATCTACCTGGCCGCGATGCAGGCGGTGCCACAGGACCTGTACGAGTCGGCCTCGCTCGACGGGGCGTCCCGCTGGCAGCAGTTCCGCCACGTCACGATCCCGTCGCTGCGGCCCACGATCCTCTTCACCGTCGTGGTGTCCACGATCGGTTCCGTGCAGCTCTTCGGCGAACCGCTGCTGTTCGACGAGACGAAGGGGGCCACCGGCGGCGCCGACCACCAGTTCCAGACGCTGGGCCTGTACATGTACGAACAGGGCTGGCGCAACCTGCACCTGGGCAGGGCCGCGGCCATCGCCTGGGTGATGTTCCTGATCCTGGTGGTGATCGGCGTCGTCAACGCCCTGATCGCGCGCCGCCTGCGGAAGAGCTGA